One region of Intestinimonas massiliensis (ex Afouda et al. 2020) genomic DNA includes:
- a CDS encoding GH25 family lysozyme, giving the protein MRRIGMCFKRLLLGLLALSAVCSVTLGMMRWQGYLLLPQEADPPAWKVFGVDVSAYQGRIDWQDLREQGVDFAFIKATEGSSLQDRYFADNWAAAQAAGVRVGAYHFFSYDSPGETQADNFLSMVPVTAGALPPVVDIEFYGDKLQNLPRREDVKAVLDPLLARLEEHYGVKPILYVTYRSYRLYIAGRDYRDYPLWFSSPVVSPIGKGWDFWQYSHSASLTGYSGPEACIDLNVFRGSMEEFRQFGCPD; this is encoded by the coding sequence TTGCGACGAATTGGGATGTGCTTCAAACGACTTCTGCTTGGGCTGCTGGCGCTGTCGGCGGTGTGCTCCGTGACTCTGGGCATGATGCGCTGGCAGGGCTATCTTTTACTGCCCCAAGAGGCCGACCCGCCTGCCTGGAAGGTCTTCGGCGTGGATGTGTCGGCCTATCAGGGCCGGATCGACTGGCAGGACCTGCGGGAGCAGGGGGTGGATTTCGCCTTTATCAAGGCCACGGAGGGCAGTTCGCTCCAGGACCGCTACTTTGCCGACAACTGGGCGGCGGCTCAGGCGGCGGGGGTACGTGTGGGCGCCTACCATTTTTTCAGTTATGACAGCCCCGGCGAGACCCAGGCGGATAATTTTCTCTCCATGGTGCCGGTGACGGCGGGGGCTCTGCCCCCGGTGGTGGACATCGAGTTCTATGGGGACAAGCTCCAGAATCTGCCCCGGCGGGAGGATGTAAAGGCGGTGCTGGACCCGTTGCTGGCCCGGCTGGAGGAGCACTATGGCGTGAAGCCGATCTTGTATGTCACCTATCGCTCCTACCGGCTGTATATCGCCGGCAGGGACTACCGGGACTATCCCCTGTGGTTCAGCAGCCCCGTGGTGTCCCCCATCGGCAAGGGCTGGGATTTTTGGCAGTATTCCCACAGCGCCAGCCTGACGGGCTATTCCGGGCCGGAGGCGTGCATCGACCTGAATGTGTTCCGGGGCAGTATGGAGGAGTTCCGGCAGTTTGGATGCCCGGATTGA
- a CDS encoding glutamate synthase subunit beta — protein MGKPTGFMEYQRRGNPAQAPQERVQHFDEFHPRLGREERRRQGARCMECGVPFCQSGSVLNGMVSGCPLHNLIPEWNDLIYTGNFGHAVQRLLKTNNFPEFTGRVCPALCEAACTCGLNGEAVTIKENELGAIEDAWETGLIRPHPPKVRTGKQVAVVGSGPSGLAAADQLNKRGHTVTVFERADRIGGLLMYGIPNMKLEKQIIQRRVDLMAAEGVNFVTGVDVGKDKPAKELLRDFDAVVLCCGAGNPRDLSVPGRGGKDIYFAVDFLKSTTKSLLDSQLKDKQYLSAKGKRVVIVGGGDTGNDCVGTCIRHGCKSVVQLEMMPKAPDCRTEHNPWPEWPRVCKTDYGQEEAIAVFGRDPRVYQTTVTECVRDDQGRLTALQTVKLTPDLKPVEGSESTMPCDLLLIAAGFLGCESYVPEAFGAALTPRAAVQTEAGRYASSVPRVFTAGDMHRGQSLVVWAIQEGRAAAREVDESLMGYTNLE, from the coding sequence ATGGGAAAACCCACCGGATTTATGGAATATCAGCGCCGGGGCAACCCGGCCCAGGCTCCGCAGGAGCGCGTCCAGCACTTTGACGAGTTCCACCCGCGGCTGGGCCGGGAGGAGCGCCGGCGGCAGGGAGCCCGCTGCATGGAGTGCGGCGTCCCCTTCTGCCAGTCCGGCTCCGTCCTGAACGGCATGGTTTCCGGCTGTCCGCTGCACAACCTGATCCCCGAGTGGAACGATCTGATCTATACCGGCAACTTCGGACACGCCGTCCAACGGCTGCTCAAGACCAACAACTTCCCCGAATTTACCGGCCGGGTCTGCCCGGCCCTGTGCGAGGCGGCCTGCACCTGCGGCCTCAACGGCGAAGCGGTCACCATCAAGGAAAACGAGCTGGGAGCCATTGAAGACGCCTGGGAAACAGGGCTTATCCGGCCCCATCCGCCCAAGGTCCGTACCGGCAAGCAGGTGGCGGTGGTGGGCTCCGGGCCCTCCGGCCTGGCAGCGGCCGACCAGCTCAATAAGCGGGGCCACACGGTCACCGTCTTTGAGCGGGCGGACCGGATCGGGGGACTGCTGATGTACGGAATCCCCAACATGAAGCTGGAAAAGCAGATCATCCAGCGGCGGGTCGATCTGATGGCCGCCGAGGGAGTGAACTTCGTCACCGGCGTGGACGTGGGGAAGGACAAGCCGGCCAAGGAGCTGCTGCGGGACTTCGACGCGGTGGTGCTGTGCTGCGGGGCGGGCAATCCCAGGGATTTGTCTGTGCCAGGAAGAGGTGGAAAGGATATTTACTTTGCGGTTGATTTCCTCAAATCCACCACCAAGAGCCTCCTGGATTCGCAGCTCAAGGACAAACAATATCTCTCCGCCAAGGGCAAGCGAGTGGTCATCGTGGGCGGCGGCGACACGGGCAACGACTGCGTGGGCACCTGCATCCGACACGGCTGTAAGTCGGTGGTCCAGTTGGAGATGATGCCCAAGGCGCCGGACTGCCGGACCGAACACAACCCCTGGCCGGAGTGGCCCAGGGTGTGTAAAACCGATTACGGCCAGGAGGAGGCCATCGCTGTCTTTGGACGGGACCCCCGGGTCTATCAGACCACCGTCACCGAGTGCGTCCGGGACGACCAGGGTCGCCTCACCGCCCTCCAAACGGTGAAGCTGACGCCGGACCTGAAACCGGTGGAGGGCAGCGAATCCACCATGCCCTGCGATCTGCTGCTCATCGCGGCGGGCTTTTTAGGCTGCGAGAGCTATGTACCGGAGGCCTTCGGCGCGGCCCTGACCCCCCGGGCGGCGGTGCAGACCGAGGCGGGAAGGTACGCCTCTAGCGTGCCCCGGGTGTTCACTGCGGGTGACATGCACCGGGGCCAGTCCCTGGTGGTTTGGGCCATCCAGGAGGGGCGAGCCGCCGCCCGGGAGGTGGACGAATCCCTCATGGGCTATACCAACCTGGAGTGA